One region of Triticum aestivum cultivar Chinese Spring chromosome 6B, IWGSC CS RefSeq v2.1, whole genome shotgun sequence genomic DNA includes:
- the LOC123138403 gene encoding separase isoform X4, which yields MLVLQNYFMDKISPPIASVLHLYATGLHFSRQQMESEDQPSMSVDFLKNEKNLQTLNNALGTLERIFCATDGKSSKHDNLGKYSSTLTDARHPNKKDSYSCSQSREHINFLAYLDSLEFVCKILLQPANAVWESFFKEKTVPTSGKMTCVLMALNQFIDSSLFAYSSYTKMSDEEKERLNKTLLRALVSAIKISFVTKEAIQKSLYSINCAISSTWIKLEDFKYLIPSIGNIGVTLYNIGHFEEAPKALELCCQATWAQIRLSYCRLSTRTEGHIIIEDLPKDTLKDIITDAFARIDKMVNTLHRCGSKVIRDIVVKSFSELLAHGDTSDYHKSYSVLIESWVKITLKDFANDQNMDSAPLLYHSLMGYPSPLPKKLIGSILEQELLKYGEMESRATMLCGNMQIRIIDILLNELYCSKEYYLDRSKVLVRKAHALRSSGVQNISRCLESLSEAISLLRSILLDSSRGNAIVMHELAIAYCLHAHCAQEANRGGKVIFDDARSAVGLWSKMGTSQHSSPGVIFQQPSETLVPLLCSLVDLLAMKGHFELQFELCKLIIMMWKQENLPIEKLLSMLFINRRLNHACCHLPVDQNFFSYVAEHLGVDCRNTLFWRNCFKGDYPSLSMFLQQLWPVEFFSQPCEYSLGNQFGFNANVDGIVKVASSLVSEVPLNNQSAYLAGWLYYDSSERLLSRGQLLQAISYGREALQLRKKLLKKKFKFNLGKFVIKESECSGGQGFVSLEAWGPTMAEIWPDCTRPSSMRDSFLTPWNVLKCYLESILQVALMHELIGDGTEAEVLLRTGKEISCFQGLPIFAVVFTSALGQLYCKRQLWDAAEGELKHARDLLKENCEFISCETCRLTQEISVDVQAGDLFWNQFDKDLQKHSTCNLSRALGMYRSAMEKLNDTSLEFSAGSCCKLNTSCILGNKDCIAETKRGACNRGKKPLAAKDGVLPPCTPCLLFSQAPIDQYNELVGLKSERKNLKNAESAPPLDVNVKTSKTSSRLAKEQNAAAHSKTRTTRSSKRTAHVKSEKDLAELNSENDISGSDKLSTDALVCGKLSCSLDGVYCSRDDICNMFGCWNCLFVNSLNSESIENILQFRKDCIRRRHLVSLLLKTARALGAQGGKHGAHEVHSIYWQCISLLYFRSLPQGCYRTYEPHLIGLIMNENTGDFLSLERAEILCSMSFFLLKGFLSEQSRDSCCSFSSVQTADIVSWLLKAFVLSGESPSLLQEVCRLLTCIFLLSTIDSTVQLPLYSKGSLSLNHWAAYFHQASVGTHLNCHYLASLQALPRKTDSKGLVGDFANKIDEVPKFLRFSSADMEHLEKHVSEFFNQLPDVPIVCISMLGGDFVNVLGEALLLPSLFPAWMLLSRFDSTNKPTTMLLPVDSISKEAHNEDSSIKELDNPTRASDKNWKCPWSCTIIDYVAPTFRKLLEDNFRSLSGAIDIPKDGQANAVRWWSDRMKLNNDLNEILENMEKLWLGPWKYLLLGHQSADQHSEAVLENLITGLESEFKLEANPALIKVILGGVASVDELKECVSQLVSYKAYFGRGGCCGRDRLRAFSCQIDAEALVSLEHLCNGVVNELAEPVERTPVILVLDTDVQMLPWENLPVLRNQEMYRMPSVRSIFLALTRSTNHQKDASVIDPPFPVIDPFNAFYLLNPGGDLISTQEEFDQLFRNYEWKGNAGDAPTAEELVLALRNHDLFLYFGHGSGSQYVSGKEIEKLDNCAAALLMGCSSGTLHCKGAYAPQGAPLSYLFAGSPSVIANLWDVSDKDIDRFSKALLNSWLQENVTAAKNCSKCCPLTQEFESMTIAAKDNVRSRRKGSRARKQQQTVEMGGSSSCCNCGHRRIASHISEARRACRLPLMIGASPVCYGVPTIIRKK from the exons ATGCTGGTGCTTCAAAACTATTTTATGGACAAG ATTTCCCCGCCCATCGCCTCAGTTCTTCATCTTTATGCTACTGGATTACACTTCAGTAGACAGCAAATGGAAAGCGAAGATCAGCCCTCTATGTCAGTGGATTTTCTCAAGAATGAAAAGAACCTACAAACTTTGAACAATGCACTGGGCACACTAGAACGGATTTTCTGTGCCACTGATGGCAAATCCAGTAAACATGATAATTTGGGTAAATATTCAAGTACACTAACTGATGCCAGGCATCCCAATAAGAAAGACAGTTATAGTTGTTCTCAGTCACGTGAGCATATTAATTTTTTGGCATATTTGGATTCTTTGGAGTTTGTTTGCAAGATACTATTGCAGCCTGCAAATGCAGTTTGGGAGAGCTTCTTCAAAGAAAAAACAGTCCCCACTTCGGGGAAAATGACATGTGTCTTAATGGCACTGAATCAGTTTATTGATTCCAGCCTTTTTGCTTATAG CAGTTATACCAAAATGTCTGACGAAGAGAAGGAGAGATTAAATAAAACCTTACTGAGGGCCCTAGTGTCAGCAATCAAAATTTCCTTTGTGACCAAAGAGGCTATCCAG AAGAGCTTGTATTCTATCAATTGTGCCATTTCAAGTACATGGATAAAGCTTGAGGATTTCAAATATTTGATCCCTTCAATTGGTAACATCGGCGTGACACTTTATAATATTGGACATTTTGAAGAG GCACCAAAGGCATTAGAACTATGCTGCCAAGCAACATGGGCACAGATCAGACTTTCTTACTGTAGACTATCAACAAGAACGGAAGGTCACATCATAATTGAGGATCTACCGAAGGATACACTGAAGGATATCATTACAGATGCATTTGCTAGGATAGATAAGATGGTCAACACTCTCCATAGATGTGGCTCAAAAGTGATACGAGATATTGTTGTGAAGAGCTTTTCTGAATTGTTGGCCCATGGTGACACATCAGATTATCACAAAAGCTATTCGGTTCTGATCGAGTCGTGGGTGAAG ATAACACTTAAGGATTTTGCGAATGACCAAAATATGGATAGTGCCCCACTTCTATATCACTCTCTAATGGGCTACCCATCTCCCTTGCCAAAGAAGTTGATAGGCTCAATCTTAGAGCAG GAATTATTAAAATATGGAGAAATGGAATCTCGTGCCACCATGCTCTGCGGAAATATGCAAATAAGAATAATAGATATTCTATTGAATGAACTTTATTGTTCAAAAGAGTACTATCTGGACAGATCAAAAGTTTTAGTTAGAAAGGCACATGCACTCCGTTCATCTGGGGTGCAAAACATAAGCAGGTGTCTTGAGTCCTTATCTGAAGCCATATCTTTACTG CGAAGCATCTTACTGGATTCATCTCGAGGGAATGCGATTGTGATGCATGAATTAGCTATTGCTTACTGCTTGCATGCACATTGTGCGCAGGAAGCCAATCGTGGCGGCAAG GTAATCTTTGATGATGCTAGGAGTGCCGTTGGCTTGTGGTCAAAGATGGGTACTTCTCAGCATTCTTCTCCTGGTGTGATCTTTCAACAGCCATCAGAAACTCTTGTACCACTTCTTTGTTCTCTTGTTGATTTGTTGGCCATGAAG GGTCACTTTGAGCTTCAGTTTGAGCTGTGCAAGCTTATCATAATGATGTGGAAGCAAGAAAATTTACCCATAGAAAAGTTATTATCCATGTTATTTATCAACCGGCGCCTTAATCATGCGTGCTGTCATCTCCCAGTGGACCAGAATTTTTTTTCTTATGTGGCAGAACACCTTGGTGTTGATTGCCGCAATACATTGTTTTGGAGAAACTGTTTCAAAGGAGATTATCCTTCTCTTTCTATGTTTCTTCAGCAGTTGTGGCCTGTTGAATTCTTTTCTCAACCGTGTGAATATTCCCTTGGAAATCAGTTTGGTTTCAATGCTAATGTTGATGGGATTGTTAAAGTTGCATCATCTCTGGTTTCTGAA GTTCCTTTGAATAATCAATCAGCCTATCTGGCTGGCTGGCTGTATTATGATTCGTCAGAAAGACTTCTGTCAAGAGGACAACTTCTCCAG GCCATTTCATATGGAAGAGAAGCCCTCCAATTGCGCAAGAAGCTCCTaaaaaagaagttcaaatttaatttGGGCAAGTTTGTAATCAAGGAAAGCGAATGTTCTGGTGGGCAAGGCTTTGTTTCACTTGAAGCATGGGGACCAACAATGGCTGAAATTTGGCCAGATTGCACCAGGCCAAGCAGCATGAGAGATTCTTTCCTTACCCCATGGAATGTACTTAAATGTTACCTTGAAAGCATATTACAG GTTGCTCTGATGCATGAGTTGATTGGTGATGGCACCGAAGCAGAAGTTCTATTACGGACAGGAAAGGAGATATCATGTTTCCAAGGATTGCCAATTTTTGCTGTTGTTTTTACATCAGCGTTAG GTCAACTATACTGCAAGAGACAGCTGTGGGATGCTGCAGAGGGTGAGCTTAAACATGCTAGGGATCTCCTTAAAGAAAATTGTGAATTCATTTCATGTGAGACATGCAGGTTGACTCAAGAGATATCAGTTGATGTGCAAGCTGGGGATCTGTTTTGGAATCAATTTGACAAAGATTTGCAAAAACATTCAACATGCAATTTGTCTCGTGCTTTAGGCATGTACCGATCTGCCATGGAGAAATTGAATGACACCAGTTTGGAATTTTCTGCTGGGTCCTGTTGTAAACTTAATACTAGTTGCATTTTGGGCAACAAAGACTGTATTGCAGAAACCAAGCGTGGAGCTTGTAATCGTGGGAAAAAACCCTTAGCAGCCAAGGATGGAGTGTTACCTCCATGTACTCCTTGTTTGTTGTTCAGTCAAGCACCTATTGACCAGTACAATGAACTTGTGGGATTAAAATCTGAAAGGAAAAACTTGAAGAATGCCGAAAGTGCCCCACCATTGGATGTTAACGTTAAGACATCCAAAACTTCATCACGTTTAGCCAAAGAACAGAATGCGGCAGCTCATTCAAAGACTAGAACCACCCGATCCAGCAAGCGAACTGCACATGTGAAAAGTGAAAAAGATCTAGCTGAACTGAATAGTGAGAATGACATATCTGGGAGCGACAAATTGTCCACAGATGCTTTAGTCTGTGGGAAGCTAAGCTGCTCCCTTGATGGTGTTTACTGCAGCAGAGATGACATATGCAATATGTTTGGGTGTTGGAATTGCCTTTTTGTTAATTCACTCAATTCTGAGTCCATTGAGAATATATTGCAGTTCAGAAAAGACTGCATCCGCCGACGCCATCTTGTGTCTCTTCTGTTAAAAACAG CAAGAGCCTTGGGAGCTCAGGGTGGAAAGCATGGAGCTCATGAAGTTCATAGTATCTACTGGCAGTGTATATCATTGTTGTATTTCAGATCTCTTCCTCAAGGTTGTTATAGAACCTATGAGCCTCATTTAATTGGACTAATCATGAATGAAAATACTGGTGATTTTCTTTCTTTAGAGCGTGCGGAAATACTATGTAGTATGAGTTTCTTTTTGTTGAAGGGTTTCCTTTCAGAACAGTCAAG GGATAGTTGCTGCAGCTTCTCTAGTGTACAAACGGCTGATATCGTTTCTTGGTTGCTGAAAGCTTTTGTGTTATCTGGAGAGAGTCCTTCACTTCTTCAGGAG GTTTGCAGGCTACTCACATGCATATTCTTACTCTCAACGATAGATTCCACGGTTCAATTACCTTTGTATTCCAAGGGATCTCTCTCTTTGAATCATTGGGCTGCTTACTTTCATCAAGCTTCTGTTGGAACTCATCTCAATTGCCATTACCTTGCAAGCTTACAGGCATTGCCCAGAAAAACAGATTCGAAG GGTCTTGTTGGAGATTTCGCAAACAAGATAGATGAGGTCCCAAAGTTTCTAAG GTTTTCATCGGCAGACATGGAACATCTCGAAAAGCATGTATCAGAATTCTTCAATCAACTTCCTGATGTACCAATTGTGTGCATTAGTATGCTTGGAGGTGATTTTGTGAATGTTCTTGGGGAAGCACTTCTTCTCCCTTCCCTGTTTCCTGCTTGGATGTTGCTCTCAAGGTTTGATTCAACAAACAAGCCTACCACAATGCTTCTACCAGTGGATTCTATTTCAAAAG AAGCACATAATGAAGACTCTTCTATCAAAGAACTGGATAATCCAACTAGAGCTTCAGATAAGAATTGGAAGTGCCCTTGGAGCTGCACTATTATAGATTATGTGGCTCCAACTTTCAGAAAGCTACTTGAGGATAACTTTAGATCCCTCTCTGGTGCAATTGATATTCCAAAGGATGGACAAGCAAATGCAGTAAGGTGGTGGTCGGATAGAATGAAGCTCAACAACGACCTTAATGAGATACTGGA AAACATGGAAAAATTGTGGCTAGGACCCTGGAAATATCTTCTGCTGGGGCACCAATCAGCTGACCAACACAGTGAGGCAGTGCTGGAAAATCTAATCACTGGTCTAGAATCAGAATTCAAACTTGAAGCAAATCCGGCGCTCATCAAGGTCATCCTTGGTGGGGTTGCATCAGTGGATGAACTGAAAGAATGTGTTTCTCAGCTTGTATCATATAAAGCTTACTTTGGCAGGGGAGGGTGTTGTGGAAGAGATAGACTTAGAGCCTTCTCTTGCCAGATTGATGCTGAAGCTCTGGTGTCCCTTGAGCATTTATGCAATGGTGTAGTGAATGAGCTGGCCGAGCCAGTTGAGAGAACTCCAGTGATTTTAGTTCTGGATACTGATGTGCAG ATGCTTCCTTGGGAGAACTTGCCTGTCTTAAGGAATCAGGAAATGTACCGCATGCCGTCAGTGAGAAGCATCTTTCTAGCATTGACTAGAAGCACTAATCATCAGAAAGATGCCAGTGTCATAGACCCTCCTTTTCCTGTTATTGACCCTTTCAATGCATTCTATCTGTTGAATCCTGGTGGTGATTTGATCAGCACACAAGAGGAATTTGATCAGTTGTTTAGAAACTACGAGTGGAAG GGAAATGCTGGGGATGCTCCAACAGCTGAAGAGCTTGTCTTGGCCCTGAGGAATCATGATCTTTTTCTCTACTTTGGACATGGAAGTG GAAGCCAGTATGTCTCTGGAAAGGAAATCGAGAAGTTAGATAATTGTGCAGCTGCTCTCCTCATGGGTTGCAGTAGTGGGACACTTCATTGCAAAGGAGCGTATGCTCCTCAAGGGGCCCCTTTGTCTTATTTATTTGCTGGTTCTCCGTCCGTCATTGCAAATCTCTGGGACGTCTCGGATAAAGATATAGATCGATTTAGTAAAGCACTGCTCAATTCATGGCTGCAAGAAAATGTCACGGCTGCCAAGAATTGCTCTAAGTGTTGCCCTCTGACCCAAGAATTTGAGTCCATGACCATCGCCGCGAAGGACAATGTTAGGTCAAGACGAAAAGGCTCACGAGCTAGGAAGCAACAACAGACAGTAGAGATGGGCGGCAGTAGTAGTTGCTGTAACTGCGGGCACAGGCGAATAGCTTCACATATAAGTGAAGCTAGGCGTGCTTGCAGGCTTCCTCTTATGATCGGTGCATCTCCTGTTTGTTATGGTGTGCCTACTATCATCAGGAAGAAGTAA